From Synoicihabitans lomoniglobus, the proteins below share one genomic window:
- a CDS encoding sigma-54-dependent transcriptional regulator — MPLERILVVDDEPLIQRSLGQLLRRRKLHVSVAGSIQEGEAELKKEAFDLVFLDVNLPDGDGKNFLERIVDLPERPLVVMITGQGSIEHAVTCMQIGAFDYLLKPFAASHIDVVLGKTEAFRKLVRVNRYLTEREHAAGDGLIFGRSPAMNRLQQLIARVAPSDVTVFVTGENGTGKEMISRELFRQSHRRDEPYIRVNCAVLSESLIESELFGHERGAFTGATTRREGRFELAHKGTLLLDEVSEIPPSSQAKLLRVLQEREFERVGGTKTIKVDVRIIATSNRDLAESVAKGEFRSDLYYRLNVFPVHVPPLRDRPDDIEVLANEFLQRFSRRHRLALPGFTPEALRTLETYRWPGNVRELENTIERAVILGEAGRPVSAAQLNLPDLPASFRPESAPPAVAPTPPAPLPVAPIAEETLPPPVDPPSVPKTDAPVSLSALEQNAILEMLHANGGNRTQTAEKLQISIRTLRNKLTEYRAQGIEIPGDR, encoded by the coding sequence ATGCCTTTGGAACGAATACTCGTCGTCGATGATGAACCTCTCATCCAGCGCTCGCTCGGCCAATTGCTGCGTCGTCGTAAGTTGCATGTCTCCGTCGCCGGCTCGATCCAGGAGGGCGAGGCCGAGTTAAAAAAGGAAGCCTTCGACCTGGTCTTCCTCGATGTGAACCTGCCCGACGGCGACGGAAAAAATTTCCTCGAACGCATCGTTGACCTGCCGGAACGGCCGCTGGTCGTCATGATCACCGGTCAGGGCTCCATCGAGCACGCCGTCACGTGCATGCAAATCGGCGCCTTCGACTATTTACTCAAACCCTTCGCGGCGTCGCACATCGATGTCGTGCTGGGCAAGACCGAGGCGTTTCGGAAATTGGTGCGGGTCAATCGCTACCTCACGGAACGCGAGCATGCAGCCGGCGACGGATTGATTTTCGGTCGCAGTCCGGCGATGAACCGCCTGCAACAGCTCATCGCCCGGGTCGCCCCCTCGGACGTGACCGTGTTCGTCACCGGTGAAAACGGCACCGGCAAGGAGATGATCTCACGCGAACTGTTTCGTCAGTCCCATCGACGCGACGAACCCTACATACGCGTCAATTGTGCGGTGCTTTCCGAATCGTTGATCGAGAGCGAATTGTTTGGCCACGAACGCGGGGCCTTCACCGGCGCGACCACACGACGCGAGGGACGTTTCGAACTCGCGCACAAGGGCACTTTGTTGCTCGACGAGGTGAGCGAAATCCCCCCCTCCTCGCAGGCGAAACTGCTGCGGGTGCTCCAGGAGCGGGAGTTCGAACGCGTGGGCGGCACCAAAACCATCAAGGTCGACGTCCGCATCATCGCCACCTCAAACCGCGATCTGGCCGAATCCGTCGCCAAAGGGGAATTCCGCTCCGATCTTTACTACCGGCTCAACGTCTTTCCCGTGCATGTGCCCCCTTTGCGCGATCGTCCCGACGACATCGAGGTGCTGGCCAACGAGTTTCTCCAACGCTTTTCGCGCCGCCACCGCCTCGCGCTCCCCGGCTTCACGCCTGAAGCCCTCCGGACCCTCGAGACCTACCGTTGGCCGGGCAACGTGCGGGAGCTCGAAAACACCATTGAGCGAGCGGTCATCCTCGGCGAGGCGGGCCGACCCGTCTCCGCCGCCCAGTTGAATCTTCCGGACCTGCCCGCCAGTTTTCGTCCCGAATCCGCCCCACCCGCCGTGGCTCCGACGCCGCCGGCCCCTCTCCCCGTGGCCCCGATCGCGGAGGAAACACTCCCACCGCCGGTCGATCCGCCGTCGGTGCCCAAAACCGACGCCCCCGTGTCACTCTCGGCCCTGGAGCAAAACGCCATTCTCGAAATGTTGCACGCCAACGGGGGCAACCGCACTCAAACCGCGGAGAAATTGCAGATCTCGATCCGCACACTGCGCAATAAACTCACGGAATATCGCGCGCAGGGAATTGAAATCCCCGGCGACCGCTGA
- a CDS encoding tetratricopeptide repeat protein — MSASRNTRWFGRASLAVIIVATVAGGWRLLQASRARDFVQASVPVRPDLTGWTSLLAGNLTTAEGATKELFGAPEGLVRLSRIYHANGFYPEAMACYGALQELQPGVARWYHLPVSILAGFGRLDDAAIMATAAIELAPDYLPARLRRGDILTKLNRDDEAGAVYEAVLTLEPGNVYALLGLARLAMREENWTQARQRLQQATAEDPNFIGALSLLVSVERKLGHERAADAVQLRMDGREFVDFSDPWLDETMNECVDAYRLSVAAAVARAAGKPSQAKAYLQRAILLDPVSSAYLRQLGRLELSQRDFSGARFSLEKAVEVDSEDSESWLQLIEAYKTMGDTVAANQAITKGLARCPESRGLHLAEGRRLNESNQKRRALAHFQEAYRLKPSEPDPLIEIAGVWFTLGRNDEALQALHEALLKEPGHPMAQATLCYFAISTGDVVEADQWWKRVVDQIKTPAEMRERLRQTYRSKFGREPSL; from the coding sequence ATGAGTGCCTCCCGAAACACACGTTGGTTTGGTCGAGCGTCCCTCGCGGTCATCATCGTGGCGACGGTGGCGGGCGGCTGGCGATTGTTGCAGGCTTCGCGGGCTCGCGACTTTGTGCAGGCGAGTGTGCCGGTGCGTCCGGATCTGACGGGGTGGACGTCGCTTTTGGCGGGGAATCTAACGACGGCGGAAGGTGCCACCAAGGAACTGTTTGGCGCCCCGGAGGGATTGGTCCGTTTGAGTCGGATCTACCATGCCAACGGATTTTATCCCGAGGCAATGGCGTGCTACGGCGCGTTGCAGGAACTGCAACCGGGGGTGGCGCGGTGGTATCACCTGCCGGTCAGTATTCTGGCCGGGTTCGGTCGGCTCGATGACGCGGCCATCATGGCGACGGCGGCGATCGAGTTGGCGCCGGATTACCTGCCGGCCCGATTGCGCCGGGGTGATATCTTGACCAAGCTCAACCGCGACGACGAAGCGGGCGCCGTCTACGAAGCGGTGCTGACCCTCGAACCGGGCAACGTTTACGCTCTGCTTGGTCTGGCGCGATTGGCGATGCGCGAGGAAAACTGGACGCAGGCGCGACAGCGTTTGCAACAAGCCACCGCCGAGGATCCGAACTTCATTGGCGCGTTGTCGCTGCTGGTCAGCGTGGAGCGCAAACTGGGTCACGAGCGCGCGGCCGACGCGGTGCAACTGCGTATGGATGGTCGGGAGTTTGTCGATTTCAGCGACCCGTGGCTCGATGAGACCATGAACGAATGCGTGGACGCGTATCGGTTGAGCGTCGCTGCCGCCGTCGCCCGAGCGGCGGGCAAGCCGTCGCAGGCCAAAGCGTATTTGCAGCGAGCGATTTTACTCGATCCGGTCTCAAGTGCCTACCTGCGGCAGCTGGGTAGACTGGAATTGAGTCAGCGCGATTTTTCCGGCGCGCGCTTTTCGCTCGAAAAGGCGGTGGAGGTGGATTCGGAGGATTCGGAATCGTGGCTGCAGTTGATCGAAGCTTACAAGACGATGGGCGACACGGTGGCCGCGAATCAGGCGATTACCAAAGGATTGGCGCGGTGTCCGGAGTCGCGGGGACTGCACTTGGCGGAGGGGCGTCGACTGAACGAATCCAACCAGAAACGGCGGGCGTTGGCGCATTTTCAAGAAGCTTACCGCCTCAAACCCAGCGAGCCGGATCCGTTGATCGAGATCGCGGGCGTGTGGTTCACGCTCGGTCGCAATGACGAAGCCTTGCAAGCGCTGCATGAAGCGTTGTTGAAGGAGCCCGGGCACCCGATGGCCCAGGCGACGTTGTGTTATTTTGCCATTTCCACCGGGGATGTGGTCGAAGCGGATCAGTGGTGGAAACGGGTGGTCGACCAGATCAAAACCCCGGCGGAGATGCGGGAGCGTCTGCGCCAGACCTATCGGTCAAAGTTTGGTCGCGAACCGTCTTTGTAG
- the mntR gene encoding transcriptional regulator MntR — protein MAADSISTLPRTTSAVEDYLERISDLIKTKGYARVVDIAAELKISQASVTTMVQRLDAEGLVKYEKYRGMVLTETGEAVAARIAHRHELLTQFLRVLGLDENVISRDVEGMEHHVSAETFAVLERLTRHLESDPKLVEKLRE, from the coding sequence GTGGCCGCTGACTCGATCTCCACCCTCCCCCGCACAACGTCCGCCGTTGAGGATTACCTTGAGCGGATCAGCGACCTGATCAAAACCAAGGGCTACGCGCGCGTAGTGGATATCGCCGCGGAGCTGAAGATCTCCCAAGCCAGTGTCACCACGATGGTGCAGCGCCTGGATGCCGAAGGACTGGTCAAATACGAAAAGTATCGGGGCATGGTGCTGACCGAAACTGGTGAAGCCGTCGCCGCCCGTATTGCCCACCGCCACGAGCTGTTGACCCAGTTCCTACGCGTCTTGGGTCTCGACGAAAACGTGATCTCACGCGACGTCGAGGGCATGGAGCACCACGTGAGCGCGGAAACATTCGCCGTCCTGGAGCGCCTCACGCGTCACCTCGAATCCGACCCCAAACTGGTCGAAAAGCTTCGAGAGTAA
- the tatC gene encoding twin-arginine translocase subunit TatC: MANDDDEQTELMNADEASGASLREKPMAFFDHLEELRWTLVKSAIAFAVCAAVIGISLKQFNELMLWPLHSVQADYPNFVVDLGTTSVMEGFTVVIQMCFVGGLIMAAPLMLYFLGQFIAPALHEKEFKLVLPGCIAAMMLFLMGVCFSFFLLVPGTIRVSIELNQLFGFITRWTPGSYYGTLIWLTLGVGAAFEFPLLIVLLVHLGLLTSAKLRGWWRHSLVLCFVVAAFVTPTPDPINQSVLALSLYILYWVAIVAAVRVEKRAMKAAMDEEL; encoded by the coding sequence ATGGCGAACGACGACGACGAACAAACCGAACTCATGAATGCAGACGAAGCTTCCGGAGCCTCGCTCCGGGAGAAGCCGATGGCGTTTTTCGACCATTTGGAAGAGCTGCGATGGACGTTGGTGAAGAGTGCAATCGCTTTTGCGGTGTGCGCAGCAGTGATCGGCATTTCGCTGAAACAGTTCAATGAGCTGATGCTTTGGCCGCTGCATTCGGTGCAGGCGGACTACCCGAACTTTGTGGTCGATCTGGGCACGACCTCGGTGATGGAGGGTTTCACCGTGGTGATTCAGATGTGCTTTGTGGGCGGGTTGATCATGGCGGCGCCCTTGATGCTGTATTTTCTGGGCCAGTTTATCGCCCCGGCGTTGCACGAGAAGGAGTTCAAATTGGTGCTCCCTGGCTGTATCGCGGCCATGATGCTGTTCCTGATGGGCGTGTGTTTCAGCTTCTTCCTACTCGTTCCCGGCACGATTCGAGTTTCGATCGAGCTCAACCAACTGTTTGGGTTCATCACCCGGTGGACCCCGGGATCGTATTATGGGACTTTGATTTGGCTGACGCTGGGCGTCGGCGCCGCGTTCGAGTTTCCTCTGCTCATCGTATTGCTGGTGCATCTCGGCCTGCTCACCAGTGCAAAACTTCGCGGCTGGTGGCGGCATTCACTGGTGCTGTGCTTCGTCGTGGCGGCCTTTGTCACGCCGACGCCGGACCCGATCAATCAGTCGGTTTTGGCGCTCTCGCTCTACATTCTCTACTGGGTCGCCATTGTGGCGGCGGTGCGGGTGGAAAAGCGGGCGATGAAAGCGGCGATGGATGAGGAGCTGTAA
- a CDS encoding FG-GAP repeat domain-containing protein, with amino-acid sequence MNTSRHCYLAAALGIGALGLLLSGCGKKPSVTVPRPTLEKTTVEWATDRYVATPIGKAGEGPPWISHVRIADLDQDGRNDVLACDDKALTVLWLRQVAPGQFEETVLAEQLPAPVHVEAVDMDADGDLDLLVSCMGQVFPNNDHIGSLLILENDGAQNFTPRVVAENVMRVTDARAADFDGDGLLDLAVAQFGYDQGEIRWMRNRGDGTFESKVLLSLSGAINVCVADMNGDRALDIVAVVSQQWEEVHYFENSGSGYFTDRILFGSTNEDYGSSGISLSDINRDGRMDVLYTNGDGFAYADPGKRPWHGLQWLENLGQGAFKFHRVGDMPGAYSPVGADLEGRGVMDIVSVSGFNDWQNPDAISLVVFRNDGTNNFTMQVLAKQPVQLISCDVGDLTGDGIPDIVAGAFHSYPPYEKMGRLTLWTARKSP; translated from the coding sequence TTGAATACATCTCGTCATTGTTATCTGGCTGCCGCGCTCGGCATCGGGGCGTTGGGATTGCTCCTGAGTGGCTGTGGCAAAAAACCGTCCGTCACCGTGCCTCGGCCTACGTTGGAGAAAACCACGGTGGAGTGGGCGACTGATCGTTATGTCGCGACTCCCATCGGGAAAGCCGGGGAAGGTCCGCCGTGGATTTCGCACGTGCGAATCGCCGATCTTGACCAGGATGGTCGCAACGACGTGCTGGCCTGCGACGACAAGGCGCTGACCGTGCTGTGGCTGCGGCAAGTGGCCCCGGGGCAATTTGAAGAGACGGTGTTGGCCGAGCAACTGCCCGCGCCGGTGCATGTCGAAGCGGTCGACATGGATGCCGACGGCGACCTCGACCTGTTGGTGTCGTGCATGGGGCAGGTGTTCCCCAACAACGACCACATTGGCTCGCTGCTTATATTGGAAAACGATGGGGCGCAAAATTTCACCCCGCGCGTCGTGGCTGAGAACGTGATGCGAGTCACGGATGCCCGGGCGGCGGATTTCGATGGCGATGGACTCCTCGATCTCGCGGTGGCGCAGTTTGGCTACGATCAAGGCGAGATCCGCTGGATGCGAAACCGGGGTGACGGCACGTTTGAAAGCAAAGTTCTGCTCAGTCTCTCAGGGGCGATCAATGTATGCGTGGCCGACATGAACGGCGATCGGGCGTTGGATATCGTCGCGGTGGTTTCGCAGCAGTGGGAGGAAGTGCACTACTTTGAAAACAGCGGCAGCGGTTATTTCACCGATCGCATTCTGTTCGGTTCGACCAACGAAGACTACGGCAGCAGTGGCATCAGTCTGAGCGACATCAACCGCGACGGGCGCATGGACGTGCTTTACACCAACGGCGACGGGTTTGCCTACGCCGACCCGGGCAAGCGTCCCTGGCACGGACTGCAATGGCTCGAAAACCTCGGCCAGGGCGCGTTTAAGTTTCATCGCGTCGGCGACATGCCGGGGGCTTACAGTCCAGTCGGCGCGGATCTGGAAGGTCGTGGCGTGATGGACATTGTGAGTGTCAGTGGCTTCAACGACTGGCAGAATCCCGACGCGATTTCGTTGGTGGTTTTCCGCAACGACGGCACGAACAACTTCACCATGCAGGTGCTGGCGAAGCAGCCGGTGCAACTCATCTCGTGTGACGTGGGCGACCTGACCGGTGACGGCATCCCCGACATCGTGGCCGGGGCGTTTCATTCTTATCCGCCCTACGAAAAGATGGGCCGCCTCACGCTGTGGACGGCACGGAAATCACCATGA
- a CDS encoding XylR family transcriptional regulator: MRPQVLLVFMMFYEECNAMLRGIAHFERSHRPWQAYIDDEAKAETDPGWIRSKPWSGVISRHTTPAMVKECKLLGIPLVDLSDTEPYEGVPKIRPDNHALGHLGAEHFMERGFRKVGFAGFSNCAWAHERRDGFLEATKLGGVGCEVFEVDYPGDLSPAWDQEQTAILAKWISGLPKPIGVQACNDMRAFQIMAACQEAGILVPEEVAVLGANDDAIRCELSFPPLSSVATDPFQSGYRAAETLHKLMTGEPLESSYVRIDPRGVVSRQSSDVLAVDDRNVAAALSYIREHACSGLTVDEVLKHASASRSQLEKKFRKFFGRSPQAEIRRVQVDRIKQLLVDTDYPLKRIAEFAGFEHTEYMSVVFKRLSRITPGEYRRRHQQNVKRG; this comes from the coding sequence ATGCGTCCCCAAGTGCTGTTGGTATTCATGATGTTTTATGAGGAGTGTAACGCGATGTTGCGGGGCATCGCTCACTTCGAACGGTCGCATCGACCCTGGCAGGCCTATATTGACGACGAGGCCAAGGCGGAGACCGATCCCGGGTGGATACGCAGCAAGCCGTGGTCGGGGGTGATCAGTCGGCACACCACGCCCGCCATGGTGAAAGAGTGCAAGTTGTTGGGCATTCCGTTGGTCGATTTGAGTGATACCGAGCCCTACGAAGGTGTGCCGAAGATTCGTCCCGACAATCATGCGCTGGGACATCTGGGTGCTGAGCATTTCATGGAGCGCGGCTTCCGGAAGGTGGGGTTTGCGGGGTTTTCCAATTGTGCGTGGGCGCACGAGCGAAGGGACGGCTTCCTCGAAGCCACCAAGCTGGGAGGGGTGGGATGCGAGGTATTTGAGGTCGATTACCCGGGAGACTTGAGTCCGGCCTGGGATCAGGAACAAACCGCGATTCTGGCAAAATGGATCAGCGGTTTGCCGAAGCCGATCGGCGTGCAGGCCTGTAACGACATGCGTGCCTTTCAAATCATGGCGGCCTGTCAGGAAGCCGGGATATTGGTCCCCGAGGAAGTGGCGGTGTTGGGGGCGAACGACGATGCGATTCGCTGCGAATTATCGTTTCCGCCCCTGTCGAGCGTGGCGACTGATCCGTTTCAATCGGGATATCGCGCCGCGGAAACGTTGCACAAGCTGATGACGGGGGAGCCACTGGAGAGCAGTTATGTGCGCATCGATCCGCGGGGCGTGGTTTCGCGGCAGTCGAGCGACGTGTTGGCGGTGGACGATCGCAATGTGGCGGCGGCGCTGAGCTACATCCGCGAGCATGCGTGTTCCGGGCTGACGGTGGATGAGGTGCTCAAGCACGCGTCGGCGTCGCGCAGTCAGTTGGAAAAGAAATTCCGCAAGTTTTTTGGTCGATCTCCGCAGGCCGAGATTCGTCGCGTGCAGGTGGATCGGATCAAACAACTGCTGGTGGACACCGATTATCCCCTGAAGCGTATCGCCGAGTTTGCCGGCTTTGAGCACACCGAATACATGAGTGTGGTGTTCAAGCGGTTGTCCCGGATCACTCCCGGGGAATATCGCCGTCGACATCAACAGAATGTGAAGCGGGGTTGA